The region TGTCGGCCACGCGCATCTCCCTTGTCTCACGGTGGAGTCATGTGCAGTCTAAACGGTCGCCCGAAGCACGCGCCGCCCCAGCCACCCTCAGCCGCGTTCGGCCTGGGGTACCACTCACCTGGCGGTCGCTCCAACGGTCGCCACCGCCACCGCCCCGATCGCGGCGACCACGGTGAACGCGCAGCAGCCCCAAGGATAGGCGATACCCGCAGTAAGCACGGCCCCACCCGGAAGTGGACCACAGATCGCACCCATCCAGCCAATCCCAACCGCCCCGGCGCCGACCAGACCCCGACCTCGTCAGCCACTCCCCGACCTCGCCGGCCACTCCCACGACCACCAACCCCGAGCACAGCACCGAGGTCGAGCGTCAAGAACACCCCGACCAGCACCCCGCCGAACGCTCCGAGCCGATACCGGACACAGCGCCGACATCAGACACCGAGCCAACCGCGCGCCGACCACCATGCCCAGCAACAACCCCACTGTGGACACGGCGCTCGCGCTTCCGGCGTGACACCTCCGAGTGTCCGGAGTGGACCGACATGCGAACTCCAGCGCACAGGGTGAGGTCCACCACACGACCAACCACACGATCCGCCACACCATCCGCCACACCATCCGCCGCACGATCCGTCGCACGCACCCCCGGACGGGCTGTTTCCGTTCAGCGGAAGGCCGGGAGCGGGCCGGCCTGCCAGACTGGCCGGGTGTCAGTCCCCAAGTCCATCCTCGGCCGGGCGTTCACGCTGCTCGCCGTGTTCACCGCGGAACGCCCGTCGGCCACGCTCTCCGAGCTGAGCCGCCACTCCGGCCTCCCGCTGAGCACCACGCACCGCCTGGTCCGGGAACTCGTCGCGTGGCGCGCGCTGGAACGCGACGCCGACGGCCGCTTCACGATCGGCCTGCGGCTGTGGGAGCTGGGCGTGCTCTCCCCCGGCGCGCTGGACCTGAGGGACCGCGCCCTGCCCTACCTGGAGGACCTCTTCGAGGTCACCCACCACAACGTGCAACTGGCCATCCGGGACGAGCTGGAGGTCGTCTACGTGGAGCGCCTGGCCGCCAAGGACGCGGTCAGCGTGCTGACCCGGATGGGCTCCCGGATGCCGCTGCACGCCACCGGAGTCGGCCTCGTGCTGCTCGCGCACGCCCCGCACGACGTGCAGGAGCAGGCGATCCAGACCCCGCTCAAGCGGTTCACCAAGCACACCATCGGCACGCCCAAGGCCCTGCGCGAAACCCTGGCCGCCGTCCGCCGCGACGGCTACGCCATCTCCGACCGCCAGATCGAGCCGATCACCTACTCCGTCGCCGCCCCGGTCCGGGGTCCGGACGGCGACGTCGTGGCCGCGGTCTCCGTCGTCGTCCCGCTCGACACCCGCACCGACACCGTGCTGCCCGCCGTACGCGCCTGTGGCCGCGCCATCTCCCGTTCCCTGGGCTGGCAAACACCACCCCACACCTGACGCCCCCCGCCCCACCACACCCCAGCACCCCGACACCTCAGCACCAGCGCACCCCCGCACCCCCGCACCCCAACGCGCACCAACAGCCAGCGCCCACAAACGAAAAACCCGCCCGACCACATAGGTCGAGCGGGTCTCGCGGATCAGCCGGAACTTACTTGCCGGCCAGCTTCTTGGCGTTGGCCTCGACGTCGTCGAGCCCGCCGCAGGAGAAGAACGCCTGCTCCGGGAGGTGGTCGAACTCGCCCTTGCAGACCCGGTCGAACGCCTCGATCGTGTCCTTGATCGGGACGAACGAGCCCTTCTGGCCGGTGAACTTCTCGGCGACGATGAAGTTCTGGCCCAGGAAGCGCTCCAGCCGGCGGGCCCGGCCGACGAGGACCTTGTCCTCCTCGGAGAGCTCGTCCATGCCCAGGATGGCGATGATGTCCTGCAGTTCCTTGTACTTCTGCAGGATCCGCTTGACCTCCTGCGCGACCCGGTAGTGCTCCTCGCCCACGATGGAGGGCTCCAGGATCCGGGACGACGAGGACAGCGGGTCCACCGCCGGGTAGATGCCCTTCTGCGAGATCGGACGGGAGAGCTCCGTCGTCGCGTCCAGGTGGGCGAAGGTGGTCGCCGGGGCGGGGTCGGTGTAGTCGTCCGCGGGCACGTAGATGGCCTGCAGCGACGTGATCGACCTGCCTCGGGTCGACGTGATGCGCTCCTGGAGCTCGCCCATCTCGTCGGCCAGCGTCGGCTGGTAGCCCACGGCCGACGGCATGCGGCCCAGCAGGGTCGACACCTCGGAACCGGCCTGGGTGAACCGGAAGATGTTGTCGATGAACAGCAGCACGTCCTGGTTCTGGACGTCGCGGAAGTACTCCGCCATCGTCAGCGCGGACAGCGCGACGCGCATGCGCGTGCCGGGCGGCTCGTCCATCTGGCCGAAGACGAGCGCGGTGTCGCCGAGAACGCCCATCTCCTCCATCTCCAGCAGGAGGTCGGTGCCCTCACGGGTGCGCTCGCCGACGCCGGCGAACACCGACGTGCCGGAGAACTCGCGGGCGATCCGGGTGATCATCTCCTGGATGAGCACCGTCTTGCCCACGCCCGCGCCGCCGAACAGGCCGATCTTGCCGCCCTTGACGTACGGGGTCAGCAGGTCGATGACCTTGATGCCCGTTTCCAGGATCTCGGTCTTGCCCTCGAGCTGGTCGAACGCGGGGGCCTTGCGGTGGATGCCCCACTGCTCACCGTCGCGGCCGAGGCCGGGGACGTCCAGGCACTCGCCCAGCGCGTTGAACACGTGGCCCTTGACGACGTCGCCCACCGGCACCTGGATGGCGTGGCCCGTGTCGGACACGGTCGCGCCGCGGACCAGGCCGTCGGTCGGCTGCATCGAGATGGTGCGGACCAGGTTGTCGCCCAGGTGCTGGGCGACCTCCAGGGTCAGCGTCTTGGCCACCGCTTCGAAGGTGATCTCGACGTGCAAGGCGTTGAACAGCTCGGGCACCGAGTCACGCGGGAACTCCACGTCGACGACGGCACCGATCACCCGGACCACACGGCCGGTGCGGGTGG is a window of Saccharothrix espanaensis DSM 44229 DNA encoding:
- the atpD gene encoding F0F1 ATP synthase subunit beta, whose product is MSDMSATATTTRTGRVVRVIGAVVDVEFPRDSVPELFNALHVEITFEAVAKTLTLEVAQHLGDNLVRTISMQPTDGLVRGATVSDTGHAIQVPVGDVVKGHVFNALGECLDVPGLGRDGEQWGIHRKAPAFDQLEGKTEILETGIKVIDLLTPYVKGGKIGLFGGAGVGKTVLIQEMITRIAREFSGTSVFAGVGERTREGTDLLLEMEEMGVLGDTALVFGQMDEPPGTRMRVALSALTMAEYFRDVQNQDVLLFIDNIFRFTQAGSEVSTLLGRMPSAVGYQPTLADEMGELQERITSTRGRSITSLQAIYVPADDYTDPAPATTFAHLDATTELSRPISQKGIYPAVDPLSSSSRILEPSIVGEEHYRVAQEVKRILQKYKELQDIIAILGMDELSEEDKVLVGRARRLERFLGQNFIVAEKFTGQKGSFVPIKDTIEAFDRVCKGEFDHLPEQAFFSCGGLDDVEANAKKLAGK
- a CDS encoding IclR family transcriptional regulator, which translates into the protein MRTPAHRVRSTTRPTTRSATPSATPSAARSVARTPGRAVSVQRKAGSGPACQTGRVSVPKSILGRAFTLLAVFTAERPSATLSELSRHSGLPLSTTHRLVRELVAWRALERDADGRFTIGLRLWELGVLSPGALDLRDRALPYLEDLFEVTHHNVQLAIRDELEVVYVERLAAKDAVSVLTRMGSRMPLHATGVGLVLLAHAPHDVQEQAIQTPLKRFTKHTIGTPKALRETLAAVRRDGYAISDRQIEPITYSVAAPVRGPDGDVVAAVSVVVPLDTRTDTVLPAVRACGRAISRSLGWQTPPHT